From Candidatus Methylomirabilota bacterium, one genomic window encodes:
- a CDS encoding amino acid ABC transporter ATP-binding protein: MVFQHFNLFPHLTALGNIALAPRKVKGLSAAEAERIAMELLTRVGIPDKAQNYPAQLSGGQQQRVAIARALAMNPKVMLFDEPTSALDPELVGEVLAVMEQVAGEGMTMVVATHEMGFAKKVANRVVFMDQGKLVEVGTPDAIFSRPRHDRIRRFLEKILV, translated from the coding sequence CATGGTCTTCCAGCATTTCAACCTGTTTCCGCATCTCACAGCGCTGGGGAACATCGCGCTGGCGCCGCGAAAAGTGAAGGGGCTGTCGGCCGCCGAGGCCGAGCGTATCGCCATGGAGCTGCTCACCCGCGTCGGCATTCCAGATAAAGCGCAGAACTATCCGGCCCAGCTCTCCGGCGGCCAGCAGCAGCGCGTGGCCATCGCCCGCGCGCTGGCAATGAACCCGAAGGTCATGCTGTTCGACGAGCCGACCTCCGCGCTTGATCCCGAGCTGGTGGGCGAGGTGCTGGCGGTGATGGAGCAGGTGGCCGGCGAGGGGATGACGATGGTGGTGGCCACCCACGAAATGGGCTTCGCGAAGAAGGTCGCCAACCGGGTCGTCTTCATGGACCAGGGCAAGCTCGTCGAGGTCGGGACCCCCGACGCCATCTTCAGTCGCCCGCGGCACGACCGGATCCGCCGCTTTCTGGAGAAGATCCTCGTCTGA